Genomic segment of Arachis stenosperma cultivar V10309 chromosome 4, arast.V10309.gnm1.PFL2, whole genome shotgun sequence:
ATGCACTCTGGTTAGCACTTATGATTTTATTCAAAATACCCTGCATTTTGTGGACAAGAATCTTGGATATAATCTTATAGAAGACCGTGCTGAGGCTAACGGGGCAGATCTGGCTCATGTTTTATGTGCCTTGTGTCTTCGAGATTAGACAAATATGAGTGTGAATGAATGCCCTTAACATCCGACCTCCAGAAAAAAAGCTCTTAATAGCACTACATAGATCACCTTTAACAATCTCCCAATAATGTTGATAAAACTTTGCAATGAATTCATCATCTCCTGTGGCTGAGAAAGGATTAATGGAGAATGTAGCTTTCTTGATCTCTTCCTTCAAAACACTTCTAGTAAGTATTTGATTAGTATCATCATCAATTTTTCTCTCCAAAGATTGCAGTTCTGCCGAGGCAATACAGGGGGTTTGAGGAAGTGAACAACTCCTTAAAGTACTCAGTGGCAATTCGGGCAATGTCTCCAAGATCTATGCTGAAATTATCGGAGCTATCTTGTAGtctaaaaatcttattttttttttatttctactttggaatttagcataaaaattttttgtgtttttatcaCCCCATTTCAACCATTGAATTCTAGTTTTTTTCCTTCCAATACATCTCCTCTTATAAGTAGGCTTTAGCTAATTCTTCCTCCAACTATAAAATAATTGATCTTGTTGCCTCtgtctcttttaatttttctaactcCAATTGATTTTTTAGATCAGAGATTAGCTTTTGCGAATTGCTAGAGCCGGACTTCTGCTATTCTACCAAAATATGCATGCATTTTTTCAGTTTAGAGAACAGCTTGAACATTAGAGAGCCATTAAATTCAGGCCTCCATGTTTCTTTCACTATATTAAGAACTTCCTCATTGTCACACCATCTTTCCTGAAATCGGAATCTTCTTTTTGCCTTGTGCTCCTCCCTGTCTGCTAATAGCATCAAAGGACAACGGTCAAAGCCTGTATCATCTAAATGTAGAATTGTTACTTGTAGATAATTTGCTCTGAAATGATGTATAGAGAGGCATCTATCGAGTCGTTCCATACTTAGGTTGTCACTGTATTGTTTATTGCACCAAGTGAATTTTTTCCCTTTGAATCCTAAGTCCATCAGATCACCATCACTAATGAAGTTATTAAAAGCCTCTATTGATGAGGCCGACTtcattcttcctctttctttctcaTGATAGGCGAAAATGGCATTAAAGTCACCTATCACAAGAAAATAGGGACTGGCTGTCATTTTGAGCTCAATAATTTTTCGGTATTGATTAAATTGAATGTTGTCATCACAATGTAAATGAACAACAACTAGTTTTCATTTCCTTTGTTTGGTAGGATCTGTCCActcaaagaaaataaagaattcATCGCTAGAAAGAATTAAGACAATTGCATTATCCTTCCATGCTAGCACTAACCCACCAGATTGACCTATAGGATCCACACAATATATCTGCAGAAAACCTGCTTTGTTGCATTGAGTTGTAACATTTGTGGTAATATTCTTAGTTTCACATAAAACGTTACCTCGAGAGAATGAGATCTAGAGATTCCGTATATATTGTGAACTGTCAGAAAATTTTTCATGCCTCGAAAGTTCTACATCATCATCTTCATGGGTCACTAAGTGCTCATTGTAGGGTGGCACCCTCTCCCTCTTTCGCTTGCATCTTTTCCTCTTAGCATAATTTCTTCTTATTGGGTGGGACCATTTCTCTTTGTGAACTCCTCTTAACTCCTAACACTGTGATAGTTTTTCTCGCTGGTTGCTTTAAGTTTTGTCTCTTGTTGGTAGATTGTGTAAGCTGctacccttgttctttaaatacAAAGCATGTTGTTGCTTCAATCCCCTTTGAATATTCCTTTTCGTCTCTTTCTTTAGCATTGTATCTTTCTATTTCTGAATCGGTACTGATTTGTGGAAAATACTTTGCTGTTTGTGTCTTCTTTTTTAACGATAGCATTACTCATAACTTCTTCTTCCTCACTACTCCCTCTTTTTTTCGAGACTGCATTAATAGATTGGGTAGTCCCTTAATTAAGTTGACTGGAGTTGGCTTTTTGACCCTGTTGTGTGAGCTGTCTTTCTATTTAGGCAGATTAATATTAGGATTATCCTTCATAGCACCCTTTTTTCTTTCCGTATGGTCGACTTTCAACCAATTCCCCCACTTTTCTTCTTCCACCTCTCTCTTCAACGAATCTTCAATTTGAAATTTGCAAGTTCTTGTCTCATGTCCAATAAATCCACAATTACAAAAGGTGTCAATCCATTTATACTTTAGTGCAACTTCAAGTTGTTGGTTTTTGGGACCAGCAAGCTTGACGTATCTTCTGAGTGGTTTTGTTACATCCTAGTTTTCCTGGATTTTAACAATGCTATGTTCCTTGTCTCAAACGTGAAAGATATCAACGTCTAGCACATCTCCAAATGAGCCTCCTATCTTCCTTCTTGATTCTTTAGTCTTGAATTGTTTTGGCAAACCCCAAATTTATATCCATATGACGTGGGCAATATATATTTCTGCATTATTCTCATTCTCCTTCCATCTCCTAAGATTCAGGATGTAGTTTTTGAATAGCCAAAGAGCACCTTCTCAATACAAAGCATATCCTTCTCATCTCCAAAAAAGAATCGAAATATATTTCCTCCATGATCTACCACTTTAAAACCCTCCGGTTGCCTCCATATAAAATACATAGCAACCTCCACAATACCATTTGAGAGCGATTTATCCGGCAAAAGTCTCTCAACTAAATTTTTTGCACAACTTTTATTTTCAACTTGCACGTCTTTCTCATTAAAACTGATTATTGTGTTTTCTTCTTTAGGTTGATTACTAACAATAATAACAGCATTTGCTGCCATGGTAATCAAGTTGACACAATAACATTAGATTACTCAAACAAATTAATTGATCAcagaaaaattataaatagtAAAATTTTTCTACTAAGGCTAAATCTTAGCAGAACACGTTAAACTTTAAGGACACTCtcgatttttttttatataatttacaaTATTGTTTATTGACCAAcgccaaaaataaaaaattaacccTAACCTCAACTACTTCTTTTAAATTATGTACCATGCCCATAGATTTTATAAAAAGTAtacattaaaattttgttaataatttaataaatttgacTCAACCATTAATATTACGCGAAAATATTCGTGTTTATATGTCaacttttttatataaaaattatactaCCTAATTTTAAGCGGATAACGGATAATCAGTTAATCACcttatccaaaataaaattaagtcaTAAAGAAAACTAAAACTTTTGCAATTCCCCCCTATTTTGTACTGCGTGAatatttttcaagaaaaaatgGAAGTATTTCATCGTATAAATCAATGTAAGTGGCATCCTTAAAATTTAGCAACTCATTCATTCCTGCTGTTCTTGTTGTtcatttcctctctctctctctctctctctctctccaaaattcaagagagagaaagaaaaaccGTGTGGGATCAAAGTGGTGATCTTGATCAATCCCTCAGCCTCGTTTCTTTGACCTTTAAGCAATTCACTTTCCAAATTCTTCCTTTCCCATTTCTCTTTCTGCAGATTTTTCTTCAGTTTCAGACTCCTTTTTCCCATTTTTTTCTGTTCCTCTCTCATTGGAACAAAACAACATTAAAAAAACCAAATTGTGGGTTTGTTTTTTGCACACATGGTGATTGATGAATTGCcttgttttatttaatttttttcacccTTTTTCTTTCCACAATCGGCAATCACCATTCTGTGGATCATTGATCATTGATCATTCCATGGTTCTCAATTTTGCTGTAAGTCTTTAATGGCACACCAAAATTGAAACCTCAAAGtttgagtttttgttttaaaaaattattcttttatggtcaaaatttattatttttgtgttttgtgatCATGGGTTGTGCTAGTTCCAAGCAAAAGAAACGTTGCCGCCATTGCAATGCTCCATATTCTCCTGTTTCCAGAAGCTACTCAATGCATGTTCATCATCCTCCACAAGCTGAAGGTGATAACTACCATGTTGTGGCACTCAAATCCACCACCCTAGACAGCATGAAGCTCAATCCCCCTGCTCCAAAGCCTTCATCTAAAGAAATGCTTACAAACAGTGAGAGTTTCAGGTTTGATCATGGAACAAGCTTCATCCCAGAGAAAGAGAAGGAGGCGATTAAGAAGAAGGAAGAGTTTTCAATGGAGTTGGTTGAAGCCAAGACTTGGTCCAACATGATTGAGCAAAAGTTGACAAAAGTTGTTCCTAAAACACCAACAAGAACACCACCTGGTGAACCTGAAACAATCAACACATGGGAATTGATGGCAGGGCTTGAAGACACAAGCCCTTACAGATCACCAAATCACTTCAAGAGCTTCTCTTTTGATATCAagggtgatgatgatgataatgatgttgatgatgatgatgatgatgatgtccAAGCAGAACTTAGAACTCCAGTATCAAAAGCCCTTGTTGATGATCCACCAAGGTCATTGTGGATTAGAATGAGTGGAGAAGAAGCAAGACTCAACCCTGCAATCTCAGAGTTTGATCCTGAAGTCATTGCATCTTTTAGAAAATCATTGATGCAGCTATCACCTGAAAGCCCTTTTCACCTTAGGCCATCAACATTGTGTGATGAAGAGAAACAAGTATCCAATAAGAAGAGCAAAGGCAGAGGAGGAGGGGGTGACGATGATCGAGTAGTTTCGAATTCGAAGGATGTTGATCTTGTTGTTCATCCTTCTTCTTGTGGGAAGGAAAAAGTTGTGTTGTACTTCACAAGCCTTCGTGGGGTGAGGAAGACTTATGAGGATTGTTGCCAGGTGAGGATGATCCTCAAAGGGATGCATTTGAGGATGGATGAGAGGGATGTTTCGATGCATTCAGGGTTCAAGGAGGAGCTGAAAGAACTTCTTGGTGATGCATATAGTGGTGGAGGGTTGCCAAAGGTGTTTGTTGGCAGGAACTACATTGGTGGAGCTGAAGAGATTCAGAGATTGCATGAAGATGGGAAGCTTGAGAAGAAATTGGAATGTTGTGAGAGGATTGAAGAGAAAGTTTGTGAGGTATGTGGTGATGTTAGATTTGTTCCTTGTGAAACATGTTCTGGAAGCTGTAAAATCTACTATGAAGGttatcatgaagaagaagagcaaCGAGATTGTGATTGTGATGATGGTGGATTCCAACGTTGCCCTGATTGCAATGAAAATGGACTAATTCGTTGCCCCAATTGCTGCTATTAGTTTCATATACTTCCAGGTGATACTTACATAAAgaccttttctttttttgagtttttagtCCTTTATTTTCTCTGTGAGATTTTGTTGTATAGTGAACTTTTTTTAGCATGCTTGATACTATTAGTGAAGATCATGGAATTGTGCAATAGAAAGAGTGAAATATTGTGTTCTAATTTGTCTCTTTTTGCACAACCACTGCAGCTTGTTGCATAGTGTACACTTTTTTAATTTTCCATTCCACccataaaaaaaaatccaataaaaataaaaatacaaagaaagaaagaaagaaagaattcTGGGTTGTATTGTATGAAATTTCCTTTTCATGTAAAGTGAATTACTAATTTAGTTAGTATATGTGCATTCTTTTACTTCAAGATGAATTCTCCTTTTAACAATTTCAAAGATGTAATGTTGAGTCACCACATCAATACATTAGAGGTCTTGAATGAGGAATGATTTCTGGACTTATGAGCTCAATTCAATTACCATGATTTTCATTGTGCTACCAAATTTATCATTCACAGTATCATTTGTAGGTAGCACATTTTTTGCAGCCTCCTATATTGGATCACAGTTTCTCACTTTCTTGGTTATAGAagaattaatatataaaattttgttaagTCCCAATTTATCTGCAGATGGTAAGTGACTAAGTGTGTGCTTTTTGCTATATTTGATTCTCTGCTTTCACCAACTCATATTTTCTtggattttatatatatatactcaagTTAAGTGGTGGCATAAAATAGCATACTAGTTGGTCAAATCGGGCCAAAGAAGTTTGTAGTTGAGTCAAATCATGTGATGTGAATGTATATCCACTATCCttcttaaaaaataacaattacTATAATAACTGATAATAGACTATTTCTGCACTAACAACTTTCAAAAGcatacataaaatatttttgaagttAAAAGATGTTTCATAAGATTAGTTAGTTCTTTATGATTCTGATTTTAAGGTTAGTCTGTCTATGTTGTATTGTTTATGATTCTTCTACATCAAGTTTAAAATAAGTTGAACTTTTAGTCCGTTGCTTTGGAAATAAGTAACAAAACGACACAGCATAGGCCACATGGTCCTAAACTCCCAAAGACAAGAAGAATCTCCAAATTTGACTTCAGGTATCAACCACAGTTCATAGCTACTATATATACTATATACTACAGAAAAGGCgcttaaaatttgaaaagaggGTTCTCTAGACTAGTTTCCATTCATCATCACAAGATTTGTTACCATATTAATCAAAATGAAAGAAGAAATTGTATTTTAGTTTAGGTATATCAAAAGGTTAGACGAATTCGATATTAGATAATGTACAAAACTATGACTAATCAATTTGGATTGGTTGAATGATCAATTTATTTCTCTAATTAAGTAAGTGTTGGGAGTTAAAATCCCGTCTTGTGTATTCAGAAATCTATTGGCTAACGATAAACTCTTGGGTGGAGTTCAGATCTGCTGCGAATTAATTATTGACTTGTCGAGTTAGAAGATATCATGAGAAACCTAAAAAAATAATGTACAAGACTAAGACATATACACGACTGAGTAAGTATATAAACAAACTTTACATCGATAAGAATTTAAATTCATATTCTTATATGATAAATTTCTAACAAATTGATGTGAATGTGATCATGGAATTTAGAATTGAAACTCCATGTTGTGCCATCCAAAAGATAAATCACCACTAAGGAACACCTGAATGATACAAATGATTTGTGCCAAATGGGTAACCTTTATTTCCCCTTATACCTACTAattatgtcttcttttaatCATATACATGTGTTCATATACTGGCAAGTGAAAAAATTCCATTGTTTACATGTCTCCTTTGCTGTCCAATCAAATCACAATCCATTTAGGTGGCTAAGGGTAGATGATAGTTACAGTGCAGTTAATGGTTGAAGGTGGCAATTGCTtatttatgtggatgatataaTAGTGTTAGATGTAGAATACACAAGGTTGgtacatttttcttttatatacgTTCACAAATTCACCTAACATTGTCAATTTGTTATTTGTCAGTGACCCCAATTGATATGGACAGTTTTGACATTAAAAGGAAGAGTGCATCACAACTTTGAAGACTTTGtatgaaaaaataatatattaaataatttagtaGCTTTTCTTTCAAATAAGACTTTTTGCTTTTTTGGTATGCTACTTTATTTGGAGAAAATGGTTATTGAAACTTTTGTACTTAAAGCACCATGATGCAATGCAAATGATAATTTCTCAACTTTCAACCTTACAAATTAGCTTGAACAAGATTTAgttgtttgatgatgatgatgatgaaaagtGTAGAGTTGTTATATCTAATGACTTGTCACTTTCatgtaattttgaaaatttcactaaattaatataattccTTAAGTAGTAGTGTCCTCTAGGACAAAGAATCCAACCACTACATATACATAGGCAAGGATGCATGTTGATGTTATCAAGGTAAAACTTAGCACAAATATGGTTTTGTTAATCTGTTGGAATGAATCAAAGGAAAAGGAAGAGTCAATTAATTGAGATGGATGCAActaagctttttatttatttaattattgcAAAAAGCAAGGTTGGAAAGGGCAAAGTAGTGGTTGGGATGTAAAGAGCATGATGAATATCTAGTTTTATTCAATGAGATAATGTTGGCTAAGATGACCATAAAAGTATAAGAGTGTGGTTGGCAAGGAATCAACCTGTTGCAgcataaaaatattagaaattagTTCACATGTTATTATGTAAGATTGTTGAATGCTAATGATTTGAAAAGTAACAACCGGTTGTGTTATGCATCATGAAAAAGATGGTTGATGTCTTGATTCAACAAATCTACTTGAATCTAAAATTAATCATCTTTTATGTAGCAAGCTAGGGAATATTATACtgtttgttaaaaatttaatatttatcacCCTATATATAAAGTTACAATCTGCTTGTGTATTCAACTTCTTGTTATGATTCATAACATGGTATCAGAGTTTCTTTACCCGCATTGAATATTTTCTCTGCATCACCTTTCATGTCTCTTAATATGCTCCAAAATTCAGACATGAACATTAGTTTAACATTATGCAACACTTACAAGGAACAATGTATGTAACACAGAAACTCTACATTTTTCTCTGATTTCTAAAAATGATACACAAACAAGTTCAATCCTCATACTCTATAGCTTAGATCAATAACACAAGCATTTCTATTGGTTTATTTTGAGTACATACAACAGTTGAACATATATGAGATCAATTTACATCTTTGGAGTTTCACTTCCCATGCTGCCCAAGATCAGCGGCAGCTTTCGAGGCACGGCTCAACATGTCTGAAACCCAGAGAGCCCCTTTTGCAAAGTATTTGCTGTTGACAATGGCATTACTGGTCGCCACAGCGGCTTTCCCTGTAACTGTTGCCACTACTATAGCTGTTGTTCCGGTCACAGTTGCAGCTGATTTAGTGATGTCTGTAACATGGTACTTCTCATCGACGGATCTAAAGGTTTCGGAACCAGAATTGATTATGTCAGTTAACCCAATTTTACTGCTGAGTTCGGCAACCTTGGTCGCCGCAGTAGATGATACACTGTAAGATTCATCAAACGATTTTGCCATGACAAATGCATCTTTTCCCAAAACATATCCCTTAGCTACCATTGTTTTTACGACCTCCTGCGCCATAACTAGTGCTTCTCCAGGGGAAGAAACAAACTTATCCATATGCATGTCCTGTTGAAGAAAACAGTGTTAATCAATGGTTGAATATCAACTTGGTCAAACTAAACACAGACATTATTCCTAAGGAAGAATTTCAAGCATACTTCTGAGGTTGTAACGTTGTATTCAGGCTTTGATTCGTGGCTGTTCCAATTATGGCAGTCATCGATGTAATCTGCACCACGCGAAATGCATATGCATTGGTCCAAAATCATGGATCCCTGAAATTGCATTGCACCAAAATATGCAGGTTAGCAAACATCATTCAAGAATACCAAAGGATTTGGATTGTAAAGTAGTGAGAGAGTGATGCATCAACCACCTTTGGATTAATAACTTTCATTACATGTTAATCCGAATTAATATTAACAAGGGTTATTAATATTTACatgctgaactaaaactcaattATTAGCTTGATCAGACAGAACTTGAAAGTGATTTGAAGAGGTTTCATATTCATCTTGCACTTCAATGGTAAACAAATCAGCATCAACTAAAAACGATATTTATGTAGCGCGCATTAGTAGaaattcaagagaaagaaaTCTATGGTATATTACGCCAAAATTCGATCCGTGATATTCACAAAGTGATCAAAGAAGCAACAGGGTAAACAACTTACATTCAGCAACAATGCAGTTTCCAAGGCATAAGCATCTCTAAAAGTCACATATGCAGTGGATGAACATTCATCGGATCTGTATCTTGACAATGACAAGAACAAGTTCTTCCTATTATTATTTCCATGATATCATTTGAACCTTGCAACTTACAAGTATACATTCTTTATATTCAACAGAACTGTGGAGTGAAGTGAACAAACCCATATCAACATCTTTAAAATAGTGTATTTCAGCATGctgatttttatttatcttattgtTCAGAAAAGAATAAACATTATGGCAATGTAAATTAGAAAGAGAAATCTATGACTTCCTTAATTGTAACAGCAGCAATTAGTAATGAAAAACCTTTGAATAGACATATTGCGCAATAGCTCAATACATTGCAAAAGTATATATAGCAAAGGAAGCTCAAAACAACAGCGAATTTGAGATAATCTGGAATCTATCAAATATAAAGAAAGTAATGGACATAAACACATCCTCCAATATAGAAACACTAATGTCTCTCTCAAATTGAGGGATAATATTCTACCAGTCTTAACATTTGCGACTTACTCGCATTGTCTTGTAGACAAATATCACAAGTTCGTATGATCGTCCATCACACCAGAAATACTTGTATGATCTTAAAACATATTCAAAATGCGTATTCCAAGAATACCGATAGCTACTCATTTCATTtatattgtttaaaaattatattaatatcaAGACTTGGTAGAAATTCAATATGCAACCTACATAAAGAAAAATGCAGAAGAATTGTGACTTTCCAACATTTTTTTATAGAACCATGAATACCAAACTATACAATCTAATCGAAGTCAACACTTGATCACAAAAACTAGCAAAAATGATTCAATTTCAGTATAATATACTTTTATCAGTGAATAAAGGTTGAGAAACATTGCCTGATGATTTCGACATTCTCAATTATGCCACAATATGTGAAGAAATTGTGCACATCCTTTTCTGTAGCTCTTGGGGATAAGCTTGTAACTTCAGCAGTGTAACCACCAGGATACATAGCTGCGAagtgaataaaaaatttctcaatttggaaggaaaacaaaaatgaaCCTTGATTCAATTCAACAAACCTGCAGAAAGCAATGTAGGTCAAAACCTTAACAAGTGATTAGAACAAAATAGAGAGTGAATAACCCTGCAAGGAAATTTATTAATGTCACTTGAGAAACTCATTACTCATAAGCTTAGTTCAAGAATGAACAAAGTAACAAACAATGAAGATAAGCATAAGAGTTAAAAACATTATCTATCTAGCTATCTTACTAGATgctgaattccaaaaacatgtAGTGGTCCCAAACACATATGAGCCTCAATTTCAGCACACAAAACAATGCTCTCAAATCACAaagtttttaactttttaattactaatttgATTATTTGCTATTTAATCACACATCAGATCCTGACATGCAAAGGGAACATAACATCAATGTCCAAACTCACAAACACCACCAACACCAATGCAAACTgttccaaatcccaaaatccccAATTGGGTTTGATCCTCAAGGATCAAAAGAATCCAAAATTAACaagcttttaaaaaaattccCAGATTGATTTGATCATGAAGAAGTGAGGCACTGAACAGAACAAGGACATGTAACCAAACAAGGCCTTAAAAATTGGAAGAAAAAAAGAACATTATGGAAAATCAAAGGGGGTTGAagttgaataaaaattaaaggtAGTGAAAGTAAAAGTACCCTGAAAGAGTGAAGCAAGATTGAAATTGGTGAAACAGATACTGTTAACTGAAGCAGAATTGTGTTACTTGCAGAGATGAATGAAAGAGAGCGGCGAAGCAATCCAAAGTAGGATCATGTTTTGTTGGTCATATTTGGagacattattattattttgacaAAAAGAAAAGGTAGTGAGAGTGGAAGTGGATTACACGCGCGTAAAGTTGAATATTTGAATGACGGTGTTGATTATTGTTTGAATGCATGTGTCCCGTTTTTTCATCATTTGATTGGTGGGGAATAGTATGTGGTAGTTGGTGTCTTAATGAAAGCAAAATACGGCTCTAATACTATAACAACAAGAAACTTCTTATTGCACCCTTACAGTTATCATCACCTAGGGAGTTAAAATGGGCCAAATCTATCAGGTGACTTATATAAATGAGCGgatcttatcttttaaattaagtctatttaaattttagattaaatgaatttagtttcattgatccaaaaaaaaataacgAATTAAACAAatggtttatttttttttttaaataatatttttaattgatattCTCCTAATTTAATTCGAAAATCTAAccaatcaattaaaaaatattatttgtttaaaGTTTTTtacttaaaagtatttttttgtcaaaataattttttaaaataaaataaaaagataattggATTGGTTCATTTAACTCATCGAGCTGATCATAAATGGTCTGAACTAAAAAATTACGGCACGCGAATGAAGCGAACTTAAACGGTTCAACCCATCTAATTCATGAGTTTAACGGATCGGGTCTAAATGGGTTAGTCTATCCCGTTTAACAGTCCTATTTTTACGTCCCaaaatttaagaatttattattgTCTAATGAATGGTTACATACATAAAGTGTCGaatttttaacatttatttaaatagattAATGAATTAATTACTATATCAACCTAAATTGATTTGCAAAATTACTAACTATTCTTGTGGAGGTTAGTCACTATATAATTCGTCCACCAACGAATATCTGcaaattttttgtcaaaatgAGTTATACATCCACAATAAAAAAATCTAGGTATAATTAGGCTAAAAATTGGTGAAACTAAATGAAGGTCCAAATTGACTAATGttaaagaatcaatggattagttgtgtttgttttctttatttttttggacATATGGATTAGCTGTGGTTAAGTGCAAAATGTGATTTGAATCCAGAGCTAGTTAGTACTCTTCGAAATATCTaaatttctcaaatttttttgtcATAATCTAAATTTCAGAATAAATGGGCCTTTAGGTGTATCATTTCTTTATAGATTTGTTGAGTAATCACCATTATGTTTTGGGCTTACCTTTTCGGGGCCAGACTAAATCCAGTAATTTTTACACATTGAGTACTCTAGCTAGTAGCTAGGCCTTGGCCCACACTTCGGCCCAATTATTGAGTCCTGGAATATAACAACAAGGTCCTACAAAATCTGAAAACGCAAACCCAATTTTGTtttaagcaaaaaaaaaaaacccatgGTGAAAATGATATAGTTTTCTTCCTGAAGATTTACACAAGAACACCCAAAACATAAGACACCAATGACCAAACCATATCATTTTCAGCttcattttagttttttattctatatatatatataatattcgTCTTTTTGTTCAttggtttttttatttattctagcGTTCATATGCACCCACATATTTtgcatttaattttaaattatatattgacaATATTAGAGgaacaataatataaaattattttatttaatcaaCTTAATGGtttccaaatatttttttcaaattatggTTTCCAAatattgtttgtttgttttcctATTCAGTTTAGTGTTGTTCCCATTACCCCAAATTAAGCCTAACTTAATTTGTTTTATAacatttgttttgtttttataatatatagaaTTTCCATTTTTGAGTCATTAACCAAGCACAtcatatttttatcatatttagGAGGTTATTAGTATCATGCTTAGCTTTCAATGGCAATACAACTGAAAGATAAGGTTCCCATGTTTGGTAGCTTtcaaatactaattaatttgatttgataAGTGAAATTAAACTGTTTAATTAGTGAGAGAAAATCATTCCatcttctctttattttttttccacgTTATATTCCAACAGTTTGTCAACTTTAATTGACGAGTCTCTTAAAAATTGATCCAAATTACTAAAATTTAacgataaaaaaaatctttgcTTGAGT
This window contains:
- the LOC130973102 gene encoding uncharacterized protein At3g28850-like, which encodes MGCASSKQKKRCRHCNAPYSPVSRSYSMHVHHPPQAEGDNYHVVALKSTTLDSMKLNPPAPKPSSKEMLTNSESFRFDHGTSFIPEKEKEAIKKKEEFSMELVEAKTWSNMIEQKLTKVVPKTPTRTPPGEPETINTWELMAGLEDTSPYRSPNHFKSFSFDIKGDDDDNDVDDDDDDDVQAELRTPVSKALVDDPPRSLWIRMSGEEARLNPAISEFDPEVIASFRKSLMQLSPESPFHLRPSTLCDEEKQVSNKKSKGRGGGGDDDRVVSNSKDVDLVVHPSSCGKEKVVLYFTSLRGVRKTYEDCCQVRMILKGMHLRMDERDVSMHSGFKEELKELLGDAYSGGGLPKVFVGRNYIGGAEEIQRLHEDGKLEKKLECCERIEEKVCEVCGDVRFVPCETCSGSCKIYYEGYHEEEEQRDCDCDDGGFQRCPDCNENGLIRCPNCCY
- the LOC130976822 gene encoding binding partner of ACD11 1 encodes the protein MYPGGYTAEVTSLSPRATEKDVHNFFTYCGIIENVEIIRSDECSSTAYVTFRDAYALETALLLNGSMILDQCICISRGADYIDDCHNWNSHESKPEYNVTTSEDMHMDKFVSSPGEALVMAQEVVKTMVAKGYVLGKDAFVMAKSFDESYSVSSTAATKVAELSSKIGLTDIINSGSETFRSVDEKYHVTDITKSAATVTGTTAIVVATVTGKAAVATSNAIVNSKYFAKGALWVSDMLSRASKAAADLGQHGK